The genomic region GTGCCGATCGCGACCGCCTCGCCGTGCAGCACCTCGTCGTAGCCGGTGAGCGATTCGACGGCGTGGCCGTAGGTGTGTCCGAGGTTGAGGTGGGCACGGACGCCGCCCTCACGTTCGTCCGCCGCGACGACGCGGGCCTTGACCGCGACGGCGCGGTGCACGATCTGTTCGAGCAGTCCGGGGTCGCCCTCCAGCACCGACTCGGAGCGGGTCTCGAGCAACTCGAGCAGCTCGGGGTCGGCGATGAGGCCGTACTTGACGACCTCGCCGAGCCCCTCGACCCGGATGCGTCGGGGCAGCGTCGCGAGCGTGGCGACGTCGCAGGCGACCGCGACCGGCTGGTGGAATGCCCCGACCAGGTTCTTGCCCTGGGGCAGGTTGATCCCGGTCTTGCCCCCGATGGCGGCGTCGACCTGTGCCAGCAGCGTGGTCGGCACCTGCAGCACGCCGACACCCCGGTTCCAGGTCGCGGCCGCGAAACCGGCCAGGTCGCCGACCACGCCGCCACCGAGCGCGACGACGAGATCGCGGCGGCTGAGCGGCGCCTCGGCGCAGGCCTCCCACAACTCGCGCAGCACGCCGGCGGTCTTCGCCGCCTCGCCGTCGGGCACGTCGTAGCGGTGCACCTCGATACCGGCCTGCTCCAGCGTGGCGACCACGCCGTCGACGTGGCCGGCCGCGTCGATCGGTTCCTGGGTCACGAGCACCACACGTGCCACACCGTCGGGAAGGCTGACGTGGTCGAGGAGCCGGTCGAGCCAACCGGTGCCGATGATGACGGGGTACGCCCGGCCTGCGAGCTCGACCTGGACTCGGGTGGGAGCGCTCACCGCATCACCTGTTCGTGTTCAGACGGCGTCAGCACGTCGCCCTGGGCCAAGGCCCATTCGAGGATCTCGTCGACGACCTGTTCGGGTGCTCGGGCGGCGTCGACGGTGACGTCGGCGACCGCCCGGTAGCGCGCCTCGCGGGCCTGCCAGGTGGCGTGGACGCGGCGTTCGAGTTCGTCGGGCGCGCCGAGCAGCGGGCGGTCGCTGCTGTCCTGAAGACGCGCAACGAGGACGTCGGGCTCGGCCCGGAGTTCGACCAGGACGCCGGTCAGCAACAGCGAAGCGACGTTGTCATCGCGCAGGACGGCGCCGCCGCCGAGGGCGATGACGAGATCGTGGAACTTCGCCAGCTCCTCGATCACCTGCCGCTCGAGGTCGCGGAAACCCGACTCGCCATATTCGGCGAACAGCTCCGGGATGGAGCGGCCGGTCCAGCTACGCAGTTCGTCGTCGGTGTCGGCGACGCGGCGGCCGAGGCGGTCGCCGAGCAGCGTGGCCACGGTCGACTTGCCGGCCCCCATCATCCCGTGGAGGGCGAGATTTCGACTCATCATCAGCGTTCGGCCACCTCGGCGAGATACGCCGCGAGGTTGCGCTGGACCTCGGCGAGGGTGTCACCACCGGTCTTCTCCAGCAGCGCGTCCGCGAGTTCGTGCGCGACGACGGACTCCAGCACCACGCCGGCGCGCGGCACCGCGCAGGCGTCGGAGCGCTGCGTGATCGCGACCGCCTCGTCGTGGGTGTCGATGTCGACCGTCCGCAGCGGGCGGGGCAGCGAGGAGATCGGTTTCATCGCGACGCGCAGCCGCAGCGGTTGTCCGGTCGACATGCCGGCCTCGAGGCCGCCCGCGCGATCGGAGAGCCGGGCGTAGGTGGAGCCGTCGTGGACGATCTCGTCGTGGGCCTGGGAGCCGGGGCGGTCGGCGAGCGCGAAGCCGTCGCCGAACTCGACGCCCTTCATGGCCTGGACCGACAGGCACGCGGCCGCGAGCCTGGTGTCGAGCTTGCGGTCCCAATGGACGTGGCTGCCGAGTCCCGGAGGCAGGCCGTACGCGATCACCTCGATGGTGCCGCCGAGCGTGTCGTTGTCGGCATGGGCCCGGTCGATGCGCTCGATCATGGCCCGAGCGGTGGCGTCGTCGAAGCAGCGCACCTCGGAGGCGTCGATGCGGTCGAGGTCGTCGGGTCCCGGACGCGGGGCGTCGTCGGGGGCGCGGACCCCGCCGATGTTGACGACGTGGCTGACGACGGCGATGCCGACCTCGGCCAGCAGCCGCTTGGCGATCGTGCCGACGACGACGCGAGCCGCGGTCTCGCGGGCCGAGGCGCGCTCCAGCGCGTCGCGGACGTCGTCGTAGCCGTACTTGAGCGCGGCGGTGAGGTCGGCGTGTCCGGGCCGCGGACGCGTCAGGCGTTGTCCCCGGCCCGTTTCCCGGATCGTGTCGAGGTCGTCCCGAGGCTCGGGATCCATCGCGTCGACCCACTTGGGCCACTCGGTGTTGCGGATCAGCACGGCGATGGGCGCACCCATGGTGCGGCCGTGACGGACGCCGCCGAGGATCTCCAGCTCGTCGACCTCGAACGCCATCCGTGGCGAGCGGCCGTGTCCGAGCCGGCGGCGTGCGAGCTCCTCACCGAGCAGCTCGCTGGACACCGTCAGGCCCGCCGGCATGCCCTCGAGCGTGGCGACCAGCGCAGGACCGTGCGACTCCCCTGCGGTCAGGTAGCGCAGACGCGGCACGGCGAACAGTCCTCGGACGGCGGTGATGCACGGCGGAGCCTACCGGCGCGCCCACCTGCGCCCGACGCGGGGTCGGCCGCTCAACCGGATCCGAAACTGGTGGTCCCGGTGTGCTCCTCGCGCCAGCCCTGCACCGTGAAGTCGTCGGCGACCACGTCGCGGAACCGTTCGTCGTAGTGGAACTTCCAACCACCACGTCCGTCGAGCGTCCGACAGACGATCGACCCGTAGATGTCGCCCTGCGCGTTGGGGCCGGCGCAGTCGGAGGTGGGGGCGTAGATCCCGGCCGCGATACTGGTGTGGTTGTTCGCCGAGACGGTCCCGTTCGCGAGGTAGATCAGCAGCGCGGTCGCTTCCGGTCGCGGTGTCAGCGTGCTCGCGTTGAAGCCGCTGGGGAGATTGACGCAGGCGACCTTGGTGCAGTCGGGGTCGTTTCCCTGTCCCTCGAGCCGCAACGTGCCCGACGGCGCGATGTAGATCCGCGTGGGCTCGGTGGTTGGCGGGTCAGCGGCCTGCAGCTGGTGGTTGCCCGCGGGAAACGTGACGTTGCTGAAGCAGTAGGTGTGCCCCCTCACCAGGCGGTACTGCCCGGTGTACGCGCCGTCATTGCGGCCGAAGCAGGGCCCGTCGTCGGCGTAGGCCTGCTCACCGAGGTTGGGGAGGTAGGCCGGCTCGGGAACGGTCTCCACCCCGACGACCACGGTGCCCTTCTCGCCATAGGTCGCGTTGTTGTAACGCATCACCCAGTCGACGGTCGCGTTGCCGCGAAGTGTGATCTCGTTGTTCGAGCCGACGCGTCCCAGGCGGTTGGTCCCCGTGGCGTTGTAGGAGTCGGAGACGTTGCCGCCTCGGAGTTCGATCCGCAGATCGGCGAACGCGGCCAGGCTGAACACCTGGTGGGGGCCGATGGTGGCCTCGACCACGCGGGTTGCCTCGCCGAACCGGCCCTCCGAGCGCACCTGCCACCGCGTCTCGCCGACGCGGGTGGCCGTCCAGCTGGTCTCGCCACCGTCGATCGGCAGGACTTCGTCGAGACTCTGGATCGGGTCGTCCGGCTCGATCAGCGCCAACTGCGTGAAGGCGCGCTGCACACCCGCGTCCGCCACCTGGATCGCCTGGTTGAAGTCGCGGTCGCTGCGTGCGGTGAGCTGGCCGGTTCGTACGTCGCTGAAGACGACCACGATCAGCCCGCCGATCACGATCGACGCGAGCAGGACCATGATCAACGAGCCGGACTCGTCCCGATGAAGACGTGTAAGCATTTCAGCCGCTCCTGTACCGCATGTTGCGGACGGTGATGTAGGTCTCGGCGCGCACCGGCGACTGGTCGGACAGCGTGCGTTCGAGGCGGAGGCCGATCTTGTAGGCGTCGGAGTAGGCCAGGTCGCACGCCTCCGACGGACCAGGCGTCGGAGGGGTGCACACGATCGGGTCCCCGTAGTCGTCGAAGTAGGTGAAGACGGGGTCGGAACCGTTGTCGACGGCGGTGACGAGGGTTCGGCGCGGCAGGGTCGTGAGCTCGACGACGCCGCTCTCGATGTCGGCGATGTCGCCGATGGCCGTGTCCTGGACCAGGAACTGCTGGCCGTCCTCCTCCACCACGGCGAACGAGATGACCTGCACCTGACCGTTGCGCACGACCTCCGCACCGATCTGGGTGCCGTAGGCGCCGTTCTCGCTGACGTAGAGCGGGTCGGCGGCGCGAAGTTCACGACCGACGCGTTGCAGGGCCACCTCGAGCTCGTGGATGGCCATGGTGCGTGCCGTGGTCGTTCGGGCGCTCTGCATCCCGGTCACGATGGCACTGACGACCACCGATCCGACGACACCAAGCAGCACCATCGAGACGAGAAGCTCGACGAGGGTGAATCCCTGTTCCGACGATCGCTTCATTCGCAGCTCGAGTCGAGTTCGACCCGGTTCGGCTGGCGGACCTCGAGCTGCGAGGACTGGACCGGACCGGCCGACCCTCCATCAGCCGTACGCGCGGCGCTGACGCTGAATCGCGTGCGGTCGTTCTTGCGGAATCCGTGGCTGTCGCCCATCGGCAACGTCAGGGTGAAGTACGTGCCGGCCGGCGAGATGGTGGCCGGGTCGGGAGGAACCATGGCCTGCGTGCGCTGCTCGCGGTTGGCGGTGTAGCTGACCGTCACGGAATAGTCGCCGGGGGTCATGCCGGTGACCAGCGCAGTCACCTCGACGGTGCGGTAGAAGCGTCCATTGGCGTCGAGGCAGACCCGATGCCGGTTGACGATCGGTGTGCCGACCGTCACGGCATACGACGTCGCCGGTTCATCCCCGCCAGGAGGCGGCGTCACGACGGGCGGCAGGGCCTCACCGGAGTCCGTGGGATCGAGGCGCTGCGGGAAGGGCGTGCCGCCCC from Egicoccus sp. AB-alg6-2 harbors:
- the aroB gene encoding 3-dehydroquinate synthase; protein product: MSAPTRVQVELAGRAYPVIIGTGWLDRLLDHVSLPDGVARVVLVTQEPIDAAGHVDGVVATLEQAGIEVHRYDVPDGEAAKTAGVLRELWEACAEAPLSRRDLVVALGGGVVGDLAGFAAATWNRGVGVLQVPTTLLAQVDAAIGGKTGINLPQGKNLVGAFHQPVAVACDVATLATLPRRIRVEGLGEVVKYGLIADPELLELLETRSESVLEGDPGLLEQIVHRAVAVKARVVAADEREGGVRAHLNLGHTYGHAVESLTGYDEVLHGEAVAIGTVVALRLGVRLGRTPPELAERAEALLERLGLPTRGPALDRDEVWKTIARDKKADAGGVRFVVLDALADPSVVTPDRVDVEAVLDDLGAFAAPDAGDGTEGDQLAG
- a CDS encoding type II secretion system protein J; amino-acid sequence: MKRSSEQGFTLVELLVSMVLLGVVGSVVVSAIVTGMQSARTTTARTMAIHELEVALQRVGRELRAADPLYVSENGAYGTQIGAEVVRNGQVQVISFAVVEEDGQQFLVQDTAIGDIADIESGVVELTTLPRRTLVTAVDNGSDPVFTYFDDYGDPIVCTPPTPGPSEACDLAYSDAYKIGLRLERTLSDQSPVRAETYITVRNMRYRSG
- a CDS encoding shikimate kinase, whose translation is MMSRNLALHGMMGAGKSTVATLLGDRLGRRVADTDDELRSWTGRSIPELFAEYGESGFRDLERQVIEELAKFHDLVIALGGGAVLRDDNVASLLLTGVLVELRAEPDVLVARLQDSSDRPLLGAPDELERRVHATWQAREARYRAVADVTVDAARAPEQVVDEILEWALAQGDVLTPSEHEQVMR
- the aroC gene encoding chorismate synthase: MPRLRYLTAGESHGPALVATLEGMPAGLTVSSELLGEELARRRLGHGRSPRMAFEVDELEILGGVRHGRTMGAPIAVLIRNTEWPKWVDAMDPEPRDDLDTIRETGRGQRLTRPRPGHADLTAALKYGYDDVRDALERASARETAARVVVGTIAKRLLAEVGIAVVSHVVNIGGVRAPDDAPRPGPDDLDRIDASEVRCFDDATARAMIERIDRAHADNDTLGGTIEVIAYGLPPGLGSHVHWDRKLDTRLAAACLSVQAMKGVEFGDGFALADRPGSQAHDEIVHDGSTYARLSDRAGGLEAGMSTGQPLRLRVAMKPISSLPRPLRTVDIDTHDEAVAITQRSDACAVPRAGVVLESVVAHELADALLEKTGGDTLAEVQRNLAAYLAEVAER